The Dysgonomonadaceae bacterium PH5-43 genome contains the following window.
AGATACAGTCTTAAGAGTGCTCAAGATTCAAGATATGTAAACGAAATAGGAAACTTCGGCGTTAACGCTTATTCAAATGAGTGGAATACTTATGTGCTTACCGAAATGGGAGGTTTGTTTTCAATACAGAATGCAGATAAATCGGGGACTAACTTCTGGGAAGTATCAGAAGATAGAATGCAAAAAGGTAATGCAGGACGAAAAGATAGTTATATCTTCAAAATTACGTTAGGAAAAGATTTAACAGGTATTAATTACCCAGATAGCTCTTTAAACTATTATATTGATGGTAGCAACCTAAATATAAATAGCTTGTCGGCTATCGACTCTATCCGTTTGTTTAATGCAGAAGGTAAATTATTGAAAGAGAAAAAAAACTCTGATGTTATATCTATAAAAGGATTAGACAAGAATGTTTATATACTTTCAGTAACTGATAAAGATTCTCAAAAAAACTTTAAGGTGCAGCTACCATAAGGTTCGAGACAATTATTATAAATAGAAAACGCTTTGTATAATTTTGTACAAAGCGTTTTTTTATTACTTTAGCAGTCAATTCTAATTTAATTAACATAGACAGTTATGAAACTAAAAATTTTATTCGCCTTACTTTTATTGCTTCCTACTTTAGCTTATTCGCAGCAGCACAATTCTTTTACGCCAGGTGAGATTTGGAAAGATACCGACGGTGTTCATATTAATGCACACGGTGGTGGTATATTGTTCTTCAACAATACTTACTATTGGTTTGGTGAGTATAAAAATGAAAAAAATAATTCTGCCGAACACGGAGTTACTTGTTATT
Protein-coding sequences here:
- a CDS encoding hypothetical protein (product_source=Hypo-rule applied; transmembrane_helix_parts=Inside_1_19,TMhelix_20_37,Outside_38_38), which encodes MLIKLELTAKVIKKRFVQNYTKRFLFIIIVSNLMVAAP